A stretch of the Cheilinus undulatus linkage group 11, ASM1832078v1, whole genome shotgun sequence genome encodes the following:
- the mipa gene encoding major intrinsic protein of lens fiber a yields MWEFRSMSFWRAVFAEFYGTMFFVFFGLGAALRWTTGPHNVLHVAFCFGLAAATFIQSIGHISGGHINPAVTFAYLIGSQMSLFRAFFYILAQCLGALAGAAVLYGVTPGNMRGNLALNTLQPGISLGMATTMEVFLTLQLVVCVFAVTDERRNGRLGSAALAIGFSVLMGHLLGMYYTGAGMNPARSFAPAVLVRNFVNHWVYWVGPMIGGAMGALLYDFMLFPRMRGLSERLATLKGTRPPEAEGQQETRGEPLELKTQAL; encoded by the exons ATGTGGGAGTTCAGGTCCATGTCTTTCTGGCGGGCGGTGTTCGCTGAGTTCTATGGCACCAtgttctttgtattttttgggcTGGGGGCCGCCCTCCGCTGGACCACGGGGCCCCATAATGTCCTCCATGTTGCCTTTTGCTTTGGGCTGGCGGCCGCCACCTTCATCCAGTCCATCGGCCACATCAGCGGAGGACACATCAACCCGGCTGTGACCTTCGCCTACCTGATTGGCTCCCAGATGTCCCTGTTCCGCGCTTTCTTCTACATCCTGGCTCAGTGTCTGGGAGCACTGGCTGGTGCCGCTGTGCTGTACGGGGTCACACCTGGCAACATGAGGGGGAACCTGGCACTCAACACA TTGCAGCCTGGCATCAGTCTGGGCATGGCCACCACCATGGAGGTCTTCCTCACCCTGCAGCTTGTAGTTTGCGTTTTTGCGGTGACTGATGAGCGCCGAAATGGACGCCTGGGCTCTGCTGCCCTGGCCATTGGCTTCTCTGTGCTCATGGGGCATCTTCTTGGG ATGTACTACACTGGAGCAGGAATGAACCCAGCCAGGTCCTTCGCCCCTGCTGTCCTGGTCAGGAATTTTGTTAACCACTGG GTGTACTGGGTGGGACCCATGATTGGAGGTGCCATGGGTGCTCTGCTGTACGACTTCATGCTGTTCCCCCGTATGCGTGGCCTCTCCGAGAGGCTTGCCACACTGAAGGGCACCCGGCCCCCAGAGGCTGAGGGTCAGCAGGAAACCAGGGGAGAGCCCCTGGAGCTGAAGACACAGGCCCTATAA